In the Rhizobium sp. N324 genome, one interval contains:
- a CDS encoding ABC transporter substrate-binding protein, translating to MRCILNVTLGALISVSALATTAYADGVDQLPATEKKIYETVDPQIPLGASAYKDFKPKKLPPWKIGYASSYAGNTWRAAALDAVMSDLLPRSKAAGLVSDVVVTQSDLKDAVQIQQMRQMVDEGVDAIIICCSNVTALNQTIEYAYKAGVPVFSFSGYVTSPYAINGAANHAQGGAEMATWLAEKIGKKGNILLVSGIPGFASSDSFDKAAKEALAKYPDIKIVGEVAGKWTDQVAQVEVQKFLATNPTKIDGILTQGAQENGVLNAMLQSGRDMIPITLGGEASAACYWRKNPEFVDRSFHIWPPRREMQQMWEIMLRTLEGQGPKVQSFLRPVLPYTIDEVRAAIPEDCDLNSTDFVEPKADGWFPAAIAADYFERPADPWKPVSK from the coding sequence ATGAGGTGCATTCTGAATGTCACACTTGGGGCGCTGATCTCGGTTAGCGCCCTGGCGACAACCGCTTACGCGGATGGTGTCGATCAGCTACCGGCTACAGAAAAGAAGATCTATGAAACTGTAGATCCGCAGATTCCATTGGGGGCGAGCGCCTACAAAGACTTCAAGCCCAAAAAGCTTCCTCCGTGGAAGATCGGCTATGCAAGCAGCTACGCTGGCAACACCTGGCGAGCCGCAGCTCTCGATGCGGTCATGAGCGATCTTTTACCGCGATCAAAGGCTGCGGGCCTGGTGTCTGATGTCGTGGTCACCCAGTCGGATCTTAAAGACGCCGTTCAGATCCAGCAGATGCGTCAGATGGTGGACGAAGGCGTCGATGCAATCATCATCTGCTGCTCGAACGTCACGGCTCTTAATCAGACGATCGAATATGCCTACAAAGCCGGTGTGCCGGTGTTCTCATTTTCGGGCTACGTGACGTCGCCATACGCCATCAATGGCGCGGCCAATCACGCGCAGGGCGGTGCCGAGATGGCGACGTGGCTGGCGGAAAAAATAGGAAAGAAGGGCAATATCCTTCTCGTTTCTGGTATTCCCGGTTTCGCTTCTTCGGACAGCTTTGACAAAGCGGCTAAGGAAGCACTTGCTAAGTACCCCGACATAAAGATCGTCGGTGAAGTTGCAGGGAAGTGGACCGACCAGGTGGCCCAGGTCGAAGTTCAGAAGTTTCTTGCGACGAACCCGACGAAGATTGATGGGATCCTCACGCAGGGGGCCCAAGAGAACGGCGTTCTCAACGCAATGCTGCAGTCAGGTCGAGACATGATCCCGATTACTCTCGGGGGGGAAGCTTCCGCCGCGTGCTACTGGCGCAAGAACCCCGAGTTTGTGGACAGGAGTTTCCATATTTGGCCGCCGCGTCGCGAGATGCAACAGATGTGGGAGATCATGCTCCGCACATTGGAGGGACAAGGCCCTAAGGTTCAGTCCTTCCTTCGACCCGTCTTGCCTTACACCATCGATGAAGTCCGCGCGGCAATACCAGAAGATTGCGACTTGAACTCGACAGACTTCGTGGAGCCCAAGGCGGACGGGTGGTTTCCTGCTGCGATTGCTGCAGACTACTTCGAACGCCCGGCTGATCCCTGGAAGCCTGTGTCGAAGTGA
- a CDS encoding AraC family transcriptional regulator: MTESLFNKPDEGTLVKDNFIEGSDPERLLPLISSPLASSDLAQHDSRSLNSRCSRISLFGVADAYHEEAFSVMIDSPVDVVTVFLPASGNAVFHWSGQQVESPHVANAPLNARQDGIRSQLSLTIDTQSLRDKLSRMLDRTISGNLQIQPTLDLASSAGTLMRELALSAHRGLSAGGALRQCPSAYSSLLDAIEYLLIESCMHRYTDELRRPAPSPTPRHVKRAMEFMEEHMAQPISLNDIAAAAKVSVRTLQHGFRQFRNTSPTMHLRDLRMCAARQELLQNGAKISVSEIALKWGFTHLGRFAAEYKRRYGELPSKTVHMSDVLPHRRSMCASQASPPES; this comes from the coding sequence ATGACCGAAAGTTTGTTCAACAAGCCCGATGAAGGGACCTTAGTGAAAGACAACTTTATCGAGGGCTCCGATCCCGAACGTCTTTTGCCTTTGATATCATCGCCCCTGGCGTCCTCTGACCTTGCTCAACACGACAGTAGATCGCTTAACTCTCGCTGCAGTCGAATTTCCCTTTTTGGCGTTGCGGATGCCTATCATGAAGAGGCGTTCTCGGTCATGATAGATTCCCCAGTTGACGTCGTAACGGTCTTCCTGCCGGCGTCCGGGAATGCAGTCTTTCATTGGTCTGGGCAACAGGTAGAGTCGCCGCATGTTGCAAATGCTCCGCTGAATGCCCGACAAGATGGCATAAGATCTCAACTGTCATTGACGATCGATACGCAATCCTTGCGTGACAAGCTTTCTCGCATGCTCGATCGGACGATCAGCGGAAATCTGCAAATTCAGCCGACCCTTGATCTTGCATCGAGCGCGGGAACGCTCATGCGAGAACTAGCCCTGTCTGCCCATCGCGGCCTCAGTGCCGGGGGGGCTCTGCGACAATGCCCGTCGGCCTATAGCTCGCTCCTCGACGCGATAGAGTACCTTTTGATCGAAAGCTGTATGCATCGCTATACCGATGAACTTCGTCGTCCGGCTCCGTCTCCCACGCCTCGCCACGTGAAACGGGCAATGGAGTTTATGGAAGAGCATATGGCTCAACCCATTTCCCTTAACGATATCGCCGCTGCGGCCAAGGTCAGCGTGCGGACTTTGCAGCACGGCTTCCGACAATTTCGTAATACCAGCCCCACAATGCACCTCCGAGACTTGCGTATGTGCGCAGCTCGACAGGAACTGCTGCAAAACGGCGCTAAAATCAGCGTTTCGGAAATAGCGCTTAAGTGGGGCTTCACACACCTCGGCCGTTTTGCTGCAGAGTACAAGAGACGTTACGGCGAACTGCCATCTAAAACAGTGCATATGAGCGATGTTCTGCCGCATAGGCGATCTATGTGTGCTTCGCAGGCCTCTCCGCCCGAAAGCTGA
- a CDS encoding IS3 family transposase (programmed frameshift), whose product MKRNRFTDEQIIGILKEHEAGTPVLELCRKHGVSDASIYKWKAKFGGMEVSEAKRLKTLEDENTKLKRLLADAMLDNAALKDLFGKEVVTPAAKRRAVAHLVDQHQMSERRACKAIGYCRMTIRYETRRGDDHDLRDRMKALAHERRRFGYRRLHVLLRREGHLVNHKRLFRLYREEKLAVRKRGGRKRAIGTRAPMLIPMAANDRWSLDFVSDQFTDGRRFRVLTVVDDCTRECLALVADTSLSGLRVARELDRIIEGRGKPKMIVSDNGSEFTSNAILQWTDRTKVEWHYIAPGKPIQNAFIESFNGRLRDEFLNETLFSSLAYARSALSNWCSDYNDHRPHSGLGWLTPAEFAQTINPRRDAVLRSRNGSAPQPAATAANTATQNRRSELKTG is encoded by the exons ATGAAGCGCAACCGTTTCACAGACGAACAGATCATCGGGATTCTGAAGGAGCACGAGGCTGGCACGCCGGTCTTGGAGCTTTGCCGCAAACACGGTGTCAGCGATGCCAGCATCTATAAATGGAAAGCGAAGTTCGGCGGCATGGAAGTGTCGGAAGCCAAACGGCTGAAGACGCTGGAGGACGAAAACACAAAGCTGAAGCGGCTTCTGGCAGATGCCATGCTCGACAATGCCGCTTTGAAAGACCTTT TTGGGAAAGAAGTGGTGACGCCCGCAGCAAAGCGGCGAGCTGTCGCGCATCTGGTTGATCAACATCAGATGAGCGAACGGCGGGCGTGTAAAGCCATCGGCTATTGTCGGATGACGATCCGTTACGAAACCAGGCGCGGTGACGACCATGACCTTCGCGATCGGATGAAGGCGCTGGCCCATGAACGCCGCCGCTTTGGCTATCGACGTCTTCATGTGCTGCTCAGACGTGAGGGACATCTTGTGAACCACAAGCGGCTCTTCCGGCTCTATCGAGAGGAAAAGCTGGCCGTGCGCAAGCGCGGCGGCCGCAAGCGAGCGATAGGCACACGAGCGCCGATGCTGATCCCGATGGCAGCCAATGATCGCTGGTCGTTGGACTTCGTGTCGGATCAGTTCACCGATGGGCGCAGGTTCCGAGTGCTGACCGTGGTCGATGATTGCACCAGGGAGTGCCTGGCGCTCGTCGCCGATACGTCCCTTTCCGGCCTGCGGGTTGCTCGTGAGTTGGACCGGATCATCGAGGGGCGAGGCAAACCGAAGATGATCGTCAGCGACAATGGCAGTGAGTTCACCAGCAACGCGATCCTGCAATGGACGGATCGGACCAAGGTGGAATGGCACTACATCGCGCCCGGCAAGCCGATCCAGAACGCCTTCATCGAAAGCTTCAATGGGCGGCTGCGAGACGAGTTCCTGAATGAAACGCTCTTCTCGTCACTGGCGTATGCTCGGTCAGCGCTTTCAAACTGGTGCAGCGATTACAACGATCATCGACCGCATTCCGGCCTCGGCTGGCTGACACCGGCCGAGTTCGCCCAGACCATCAACCCGCGACGTGATGCGGTGCTGCGCAGCCGGAATGGCTCCGCACCGCAACCCGCCGCTACCGCCGCAAATACAGCAACCCAAAACCGTCGGAGCGAACTCAAAACTGGATAA
- a CDS encoding ABC transporter permease yields MMSGIAFRQITQDRSLFVPAGLFIVLLVAVALRGHGLFTNNGLAGAILVATPLILTALALTPIVMAGRGAVDLSVGPLMGFINVTLITWLVGNGITNPIAVIVWAVGLGAAFQLLQALVIIYVRVAPIIVTLSGFLVLSGLNLMVMSRPGGVAPDWMLSWGAGTDIMSPVLLLLVAAYALWLLLRGTMFYRNLRMTGADERMAYTSGVRVDAVRIIAHVVGGAFAGLAALSYTALISSGDPTQGSTYTLQAVTALVLGGASLSGGRGGALGSTLGAINMFLISYLLSTFNFGTVSGFVTQMAFGLILVGSLLVNVFVISRRAVV; encoded by the coding sequence ATGATGTCTGGAATCGCATTCCGTCAAATCACCCAGGACCGTTCCCTCTTCGTGCCGGCCGGCCTATTCATTGTCCTTTTGGTCGCCGTTGCCCTACGCGGACACGGGCTATTCACGAACAACGGCCTCGCAGGTGCAATCCTTGTCGCCACGCCCTTGATTCTAACGGCGCTTGCCCTCACCCCCATTGTCATGGCGGGTCGTGGAGCAGTGGACCTTTCAGTTGGCCCCTTGATGGGGTTCATCAACGTTACCCTTATTACCTGGCTTGTGGGTAACGGAATTACCAACCCTATCGCAGTGATAGTATGGGCAGTCGGCCTGGGAGCGGCATTCCAGCTACTCCAGGCGCTGGTTATCATTTATGTGCGTGTCGCTCCGATAATCGTTACGCTGTCGGGTTTTCTTGTCCTCTCCGGGTTGAACCTGATGGTGATGTCCCGACCGGGTGGAGTCGCGCCCGACTGGATGCTTAGCTGGGGGGCGGGGACCGACATCATGTCACCTGTTTTGCTGTTGCTGGTTGCAGCGTATGCATTATGGCTCCTTCTCAGGGGGACTATGTTTTACCGCAACCTTCGCATGACGGGTGCGGATGAGCGCATGGCATATACGAGCGGCGTTCGAGTGGACGCAGTCCGCATCATCGCCCACGTTGTTGGTGGAGCATTCGCTGGACTTGCCGCCCTCAGCTACACGGCGCTGATCTCCTCTGGTGATCCGACGCAGGGCAGCACCTACACCCTTCAGGCTGTTACGGCCCTGGTTCTCGGAGGTGCGAGCCTCTCCGGTGGTCGTGGTGGAGCACTTGGATCTACGCTTGGCGCGATCAACATGTTCCTCATCTCCTATCTCCTCTCCACCTTCAACTTCGGCACGGTTTCGGGGTTCGTTACCCAGATGGCATTCGGCTTAATCCTCGTCGGATCACTTCTCGTGAACGTCTTTGTCATCAGTCGCCGCGCGGTTGTGTAA
- a CDS encoding sugar ABC transporter ATP-binding protein gives MQNQTTIKLINVAKSFGETKALKKCDFEARAGEVHAIVGENGSGKSTMAKIMSGVLHPDSGSVSVLGEEISTPTDAKRIGLTTIFQEVLVADEASVLENLYVGRDGIFRSQGGSGRRTEAEEILKRLVGKPVDLDQNVGALPLSVKQWIVIARAVLRRPKVLILDESSAALDLDSTIRLHEEIDRLRREGATVLIVTHRIAELVRIADRATILRDGVTIGTLEKHEITEENLLSMMTPADRNASDAKAYESKQVGAAAPAVVAVRDLVTHSAAAPFDFDLPKGAIIGVAGLDGQGQDAFVRAVAGIIQPFGGNVQVWSSSTERMKKVASLEDAAKAGISYISGDRKREGIFPQQSIFENLAIGVYRKNLGPLGIINKAGLKPMFKREVDRLRIKIGSPANKITSLSGGNQQKVLIGRAFANEPSVIVLNDPARGVDLGTKRDLYRELRLFTEKGGSVIYLSSEIEEFIGFADRVDVFFAGRLFRSLAGEDIAEEPILAAMFGKSPNASIEFDLERTA, from the coding sequence ATGCAAAACCAAACTACGATCAAGTTGATCAATGTTGCCAAGTCTTTCGGCGAGACTAAGGCCTTAAAGAAGTGTGATTTTGAAGCCCGGGCCGGAGAAGTGCACGCCATCGTCGGAGAGAATGGAAGTGGCAAAAGCACGATGGCGAAGATCATGTCTGGAGTGTTGCACCCAGATTCCGGGAGCGTTTCGGTCCTTGGAGAAGAGATTTCGACTCCGACTGACGCCAAGCGCATCGGGCTGACAACGATCTTCCAGGAAGTGCTGGTGGCCGACGAGGCCAGTGTATTGGAAAACCTGTATGTCGGGCGCGACGGCATCTTCCGCTCGCAGGGCGGCAGTGGTCGGCGTACCGAGGCTGAGGAGATCCTGAAACGCCTCGTCGGCAAGCCCGTGGATCTCGATCAGAACGTTGGGGCATTGCCTCTGAGCGTCAAGCAATGGATAGTTATTGCGCGAGCGGTCTTGCGCAGGCCGAAGGTCCTCATCCTCGATGAATCGTCTGCGGCATTAGACCTCGATTCCACGATCCGCCTCCACGAGGAAATTGATCGTCTCCGTAGGGAAGGTGCGACCGTGCTGATCGTAACGCATCGGATCGCTGAACTTGTCCGCATCGCCGATCGAGCCACGATCCTTCGCGACGGCGTCACCATTGGTACGCTCGAGAAGCATGAAATAACTGAAGAGAACCTGCTTTCAATGATGACGCCCGCGGACCGAAACGCAAGCGACGCGAAGGCGTACGAATCAAAGCAAGTAGGCGCCGCCGCGCCGGCCGTGGTAGCGGTAAGAGACCTCGTTACTCACAGCGCGGCAGCGCCCTTCGATTTCGATCTACCGAAAGGAGCGATCATCGGTGTTGCAGGACTCGACGGGCAGGGGCAGGACGCTTTCGTACGCGCCGTTGCGGGTATCATCCAGCCTTTTGGTGGTAATGTCCAAGTCTGGTCATCCAGCACCGAGAGAATGAAAAAGGTCGCATCGCTCGAAGACGCTGCCAAAGCAGGAATCTCGTATATTTCCGGCGACCGCAAGCGTGAAGGTATCTTCCCTCAGCAGAGCATCTTCGAAAATCTTGCCATCGGCGTCTATCGCAAGAACCTCGGTCCTCTTGGTATAATCAATAAGGCCGGCCTCAAACCCATGTTCAAACGCGAGGTGGATCGGCTCCGGATTAAGATTGGAAGTCCGGCGAACAAGATCACCTCACTGTCGGGCGGAAATCAGCAAAAAGTTTTGATCGGCCGTGCCTTTGCAAACGAACCGTCCGTCATCGTCCTTAACGATCCCGCTCGCGGTGTCGACCTCGGAACGAAGCGCGATCTCTACCGCGAACTGCGCCTGTTCACGGAGAAGGGTGGCAGCGTGATTTATCTATCAAGCGAAATCGAAGAGTTCATCGGCTTTGCGGACCGCGTCGACGTCTTCTTTGCTGGAAGGCTTTTCCGGTCGCTAGCGGGCGAGGACATAGCGGAAGAGCCAATCTTGGCCGCAATGTTTGGAAAATCGCCAAACGCCTCCATCGAGTTCGATCTGGAAAGGACTGCATGA
- a CDS encoding ABC transporter permease, giving the protein MVATVMNSEIKSAQKSNPLKAHRSIVIGFVLLASLLALGALLVPGFVSSQNARSILLLAAFLGLASIGQTLCALVGALDLSIPYIIGGANILLPSLMVAGIPAPLAMLVVMLLGALVGAANGALSFRLQGQALIMSLGVGFAAVGAVQIYTSLGSAFGGTVFAPVPEWLRNISAFNGKFFGLSLPPVIVIWAIVAIALGWFMYNTWFGRSIYAVGGSRTAAARLGISEFKVWTVIHSVSGAMSAITGMLLLGFSGGGFVGVGDPYLFTTVAAVVIGGTSLLGGAGGYGATVLGVLVLTVLTSLLVGLGLNFPAQQAVVGLLIVPMVAIYARSPHIRNQI; this is encoded by the coding sequence ATGGTCGCGACAGTTATGAATTCCGAAATCAAATCGGCTCAGAAGTCTAACCCGCTCAAGGCTCATCGGAGCATCGTCATTGGCTTTGTTCTTCTGGCCTCTCTCTTAGCACTCGGTGCATTGCTGGTCCCCGGCTTCGTATCATCCCAAAACGCGCGTTCAATCCTTCTTCTCGCAGCGTTTCTGGGGCTTGCCTCCATTGGCCAGACGCTGTGCGCTCTGGTCGGTGCGCTCGATCTTTCGATACCATATATTATTGGAGGCGCGAACATCCTCCTTCCCAGCCTTATGGTCGCAGGTATTCCCGCTCCCCTCGCGATGCTGGTTGTCATGCTCCTCGGTGCGCTTGTCGGGGCCGCCAATGGCGCCCTGAGCTTCCGTCTCCAAGGGCAAGCGCTGATCATGTCGCTCGGAGTTGGCTTCGCGGCCGTCGGTGCGGTCCAGATCTACACCTCACTCGGCTCGGCGTTTGGTGGTACAGTGTTTGCTCCGGTACCCGAATGGCTGAGGAACATTTCGGCGTTCAACGGAAAGTTTTTCGGCCTGTCGCTGCCTCCGGTCATCGTGATCTGGGCTATCGTCGCCATCGCGCTTGGATGGTTCATGTACAACACCTGGTTTGGCCGCAGCATTTACGCCGTCGGCGGAAGCCGGACGGCGGCCGCCCGCCTCGGGATCTCCGAGTTCAAGGTCTGGACCGTCATCCATAGCGTCAGCGGTGCCATGTCTGCAATCACGGGCATGCTGCTACTAGGGTTTTCCGGTGGTGGCTTCGTCGGCGTGGGCGACCCTTATCTTTTCACCACCGTAGCAGCGGTGGTGATTGGAGGGACGTCGCTTCTTGGTGGGGCGGGCGGCTATGGCGCGACAGTGCTCGGTGTTCTTGTCCTGACTGTACTGACCTCGCTTCTAGTTGGCCTCGGACTGAACTTTCCGGCGCAGCAGGCTGTCGTCGGTCTGCTCATCGTTCCGATGGTAGCGATATACGCACGGTCACCACACATTCGAAATCAGATATGA
- a CDS encoding NAD-dependent succinate-semialdehyde dehydrogenase, with protein sequence MAISSTLLGRLKDQTLVREQMLVGGKWSSEGVNGTRINVLNPSTMDVLASLPSAGLAEVRASIDAAKASQKKWAKVSAKERSLIMRKFYEEVVANAEDLAVILTSEMGKPLAEARGEIAYGASYIEWFGEEAKRVYGDTIPGHQADKRLLVIKQPVGVVAAIAPWNFPSAMVCRKIAPALASGCAIVFKPAAETPLSALALAILAERAGIPDGLFSVLPTDNARMFGEEVCSNPVVKKLTFTGSTEVGRILMAQGAQKIMKLSLELGGNAPFIVFDDADLDQAVEGAMLSKFRNAGQTCVCANRIYVQSGIHDRFVEKLAMRVSALQVLDGFESGATIGPLINDEAVAKLYGHIDDAVTKGATVVVGGDRDARGGTFVQPTLLSGATKDMKVAREETFAPLAPVFKFDTVEEVIELANDTEFGLAAYFFANDLRNVWKVTEALEYGMVGVNTGLISTELAPFGGVKQSGFGREGSKYGMDDFLSMKYVCMGGIGA encoded by the coding sequence ATGGCAATCTCCAGCACCCTGCTAGGCCGTTTAAAGGACCAGACTCTCGTTCGCGAGCAGATGCTGGTTGGAGGAAAGTGGTCGAGCGAAGGGGTAAACGGCACACGCATCAACGTGCTAAACCCCTCCACGATGGACGTCCTTGCCTCTCTGCCTAGCGCTGGCCTTGCTGAAGTGCGAGCCTCTATCGATGCTGCAAAGGCTTCACAGAAGAAGTGGGCTAAGGTTTCGGCGAAGGAACGCTCGCTGATCATGCGGAAGTTCTACGAAGAGGTGGTGGCTAACGCTGAAGACCTGGCCGTAATTCTGACATCGGAAATGGGCAAGCCACTGGCGGAAGCGCGTGGCGAGATTGCTTACGGAGCTTCCTACATCGAATGGTTCGGTGAGGAAGCCAAGCGTGTCTATGGTGACACCATTCCAGGTCACCAGGCCGACAAGCGACTGCTTGTCATCAAGCAGCCGGTTGGCGTTGTGGCCGCCATCGCTCCTTGGAACTTTCCGTCGGCGATGGTGTGCCGCAAGATCGCGCCGGCGCTCGCGTCCGGCTGCGCGATCGTATTCAAGCCTGCTGCCGAGACTCCGTTATCGGCGCTTGCATTGGCGATCCTCGCGGAGCGTGCCGGAATACCCGATGGCTTGTTCAGCGTCCTCCCGACGGATAATGCAAGAATGTTTGGCGAGGAGGTCTGCTCCAACCCGGTCGTCAAGAAACTGACCTTCACCGGTTCGACCGAAGTTGGCCGTATCTTGATGGCGCAAGGCGCCCAGAAGATCATGAAGCTGAGCCTGGAACTCGGCGGCAATGCGCCGTTTATCGTTTTCGACGATGCAGATCTCGACCAGGCGGTCGAGGGGGCTATGCTTTCTAAGTTTCGTAACGCGGGTCAGACCTGCGTGTGCGCGAACCGTATTTACGTACAGAGCGGGATCCATGACAGGTTCGTCGAGAAGCTGGCAATGCGCGTGAGTGCCTTGCAGGTTCTTGACGGGTTTGAGAGCGGGGCGACGATCGGCCCGTTGATCAACGATGAAGCGGTAGCAAAGCTCTATGGTCATATCGATGACGCTGTGACCAAGGGTGCGACTGTCGTGGTTGGTGGTGACCGCGATGCTCGCGGAGGCACGTTCGTTCAACCAACGCTTCTCTCGGGTGCGACAAAGGATATGAAGGTTGCGCGTGAGGAAACCTTCGCGCCTCTGGCTCCGGTGTTCAAGTTCGATACTGTCGAGGAAGTCATCGAACTCGCGAACGATACGGAATTCGGCTTGGCAGCCTACTTTTTCGCCAACGACCTCAGGAACGTTTGGAAGGTCACAGAGGCGCTGGAATACGGCATGGTTGGCGTGAACACGGGTCTGATTTCCACCGAATTAGCGCCATTCGGCGGCGTCAAGCAATCCGGCTTCGGCCGAGAGGGCTCAAAGTACGGAATGGATGACTTCTTATCCATGAAATACGTCTGCATGGGCGGGATCGGCGCATAG
- a CDS encoding HAMP domain-containing methyl-accepting chemotaxis protein, with amino-acid sequence MPKSIRLALSLIFVLLSLLAAGQGIVSIVKLLSIRSNISEVASNWLPSIDVINRINTITGDYRILQFRLVTNSSDSTSLAHNITTFRQKMEDLANARGEYEPMVTSGEERQAYDAFSALWTQYQEDGERIVKLMQAGKKDEAFALLTSDATTKLYNDSGALLDQDVAVNKRGGVAAVGNTMGAVSSTVLVTILAMALATTTGIIALLYCIRKITDPISRLTTTMGVLADGNLDTEVPFAMRADEIGKMSRAVEVFKQNSIKARDLNAQEAALQAKSADLQSSIAEVVSAAVAGDFTHRITKKYGDAALDRFAGSVNELVTSVDRGIAETRRVISALADGDLTENMCGEFQGAFGELKSNVNATMAALRSVLGEVRSAVDTINGGAGEMRIASGDLSKRTEQQAAALEETSSALEEITVAVKSSTERATEASHMVDEARRSTEQSSAVVKDAVAAMGRIEQASDEIGQIINVIDEIAFQTNLLALNAGVEAARAGDAGKGFAVVAQEVRELAQRSATAAKDIKALINRSGDEVKTGVRLVTATGDALGLIRGHVIKVNEHVHTISTAAREQSTGLAEVSTAVNQMDQTTQQNAAMVEESTAATNRLADEASNLARLIARFRLDGSTSVRRVAHQNGKPAASPARALSQKLAGAFGGRTTAAVVTKEWEEF; translated from the coding sequence ATGCCCAAGTCCATTAGACTCGCTTTATCTTTGATATTTGTTCTGCTCTCTCTTCTCGCGGCGGGCCAGGGCATCGTGAGTATCGTCAAGCTGCTGTCCATTAGGAGCAATATATCCGAAGTTGCCAGCAACTGGCTGCCATCGATCGATGTGATAAATCGGATCAATACGATCACCGGGGACTACCGCATCCTGCAGTTCAGGCTGGTGACAAACTCATCAGATTCGACGAGCCTTGCGCATAATATCACCACCTTCCGCCAGAAGATGGAGGATCTCGCGAATGCCCGTGGTGAATATGAGCCGATGGTGACTTCCGGCGAGGAGCGTCAGGCCTATGACGCGTTCTCCGCTTTGTGGACGCAATATCAGGAGGATGGCGAGCGGATTGTTAAACTAATGCAGGCAGGCAAGAAGGATGAAGCATTTGCTCTTCTAACGAGTGACGCCACGACGAAACTGTATAATGATAGCGGAGCGCTCCTTGACCAGGATGTCGCAGTTAACAAGCGTGGTGGAGTCGCGGCCGTCGGAAACACGATGGGCGCCGTTTCATCGACGGTTTTGGTCACCATTCTCGCCATGGCGCTGGCAACTACGACGGGCATTATAGCCCTGCTTTACTGCATCCGGAAGATTACCGATCCGATCTCGCGGTTGACTACCACGATGGGCGTACTGGCAGATGGTAATCTCGACACTGAGGTTCCTTTCGCAATGCGCGCCGACGAAATCGGCAAGATGTCGAGAGCCGTTGAGGTATTCAAGCAAAACAGCATCAAGGCCCGCGATCTGAACGCGCAGGAGGCCGCGTTGCAGGCCAAGAGCGCCGACTTGCAGTCGAGCATTGCCGAGGTGGTGTCAGCCGCCGTAGCCGGTGACTTCACCCATCGCATCACCAAGAAATACGGCGATGCGGCTCTCGACCGTTTTGCAGGAAGCGTCAACGAGCTGGTCACCTCTGTTGACCGGGGCATCGCCGAAACTCGCCGCGTTATCTCAGCGCTTGCCGATGGGGATCTGACGGAAAACATGTGCGGCGAGTTTCAGGGAGCCTTTGGTGAACTGAAGAGTAATGTCAACGCCACCATGGCAGCCCTTCGATCCGTATTAGGCGAGGTTCGCTCCGCCGTCGACACGATCAACGGCGGAGCCGGCGAGATGCGCATCGCCTCAGGCGACCTTTCAAAGCGCACGGAACAGCAAGCCGCGGCTCTGGAGGAGACCTCTTCGGCGCTTGAGGAAATCACGGTGGCGGTAAAAAGCTCGACAGAAAGAGCCACGGAAGCCAGCCATATGGTCGATGAGGCACGCAGAAGCACCGAGCAGTCGAGCGCGGTTGTCAAAGACGCGGTCGCCGCCATGGGCCGCATCGAGCAGGCCTCGGATGAAATCGGCCAGATCATTAACGTCATTGACGAGATCGCCTTCCAGACCAATCTTTTGGCCCTCAACGCCGGCGTCGAGGCGGCGCGTGCGGGTGACGCTGGAAAGGGTTTCGCCGTTGTGGCTCAGGAGGTGCGTGAACTGGCACAGCGCTCCGCCACTGCCGCCAAGGATATCAAGGCGCTGATCAACCGGTCCGGCGACGAGGTCAAAACTGGGGTCAGGCTGGTAACGGCCACAGGCGATGCCCTTGGTCTAATCCGAGGCCACGTGATCAAGGTGAACGAGCACGTTCATACGATCTCGACGGCGGCACGAGAGCAATCGACCGGGCTGGCGGAAGTCAGCACTGCGGTCAACCAGATGGATCAGACAACCCAGCAGAATGCGGCGATGGTGGAAGAATCGACGGCGGCCACCAACCGGTTGGCGGATGAGGCTTCCAATCTGGCGCGGCTTATTGCGCGCTTCAGGCTCGACGGTTCGACTTCTGTACGGCGTGTTGCCCACCAGAACGGTAAGCCGGCCGCCTCGCCAGCGCGTGCCCTCTCCCAGAAGCTTGCCGGCGCCTTCGGCGGACGTACTACAGCCGCTGTCGTGACTAAGGAATGGGAAGAGTTTTAA